One Vidua chalybeata isolate OUT-0048 chromosome 13, bVidCha1 merged haplotype, whole genome shotgun sequence genomic window carries:
- the SNAPC5 gene encoding snRNA-activating protein complex subunit 5, protein MLSRLQELRREEETLLRLKAVLHDQLRRLRVEELALQSMIRAGEENVPVALPVLAEDTQQTLGQMDNEAAINQTELHLSLQDDKEEEEEEEESDS, encoded by the exons ATGCTGAGCCGGCTGCAGGAGCTGCGCAGGGAGGAGGAGACGCTGCTGCGGCTCAAGGCGGTGCTGCACGATCAGCTCCGCCGGCTGCGG GTGGAGGAGCTGGCGCTGCAGTCCATGATCAGGGCTGGCGAGGAGAACGTCCCCGTGGCCCTGCCAGTGCTGGCCGAGGACACTCAGCAG ACTCTTGGGCAGATGGACAATGAGGCTGCCATCAATCAAACAGAGCTACACCTCAGTCTTCAGGATGataaagaggaggaggaggaagaagaggaatcTGAttcttga
- the ZWILCH gene encoding protein zwilch homolog isoform X2 gives MYILQKATHNEESNSMEESRTDDAVYASEVLPKESPGPLALSVGRAKQLISLYTTLQNPNMTYLGMSDLVVLPPLWARCDGSDPQHTCWIGAEPLKAGNKVTGLNIYLVSCDGPTADKTRFPNLEELKMEHKIRHHSSVVTTKGFAQYELIAAAAIEDTIAESGSSIYVDITWNGVEKILETPPLISAATLNIALESGDPRSPVFQLYRELQFLLVLAEGLKTGVTEWPEPSESESALKLVQEFLTDLKKKLDGDYIFENKNETEKIKCDTAAVDSCIKSIFGERGDLDFTEQLWCKMKIVSSYQELIDCFTLVIKSLERGEIQPWIHQGSSSSLSQLIQQSYHGKMEDVSLSDIAPIQMLLEVGLEKMKKDYVSFFIGQELATVTYLDYFISTSVDVQEQVHRVQKLHHMLEIMVSCTGLLQFRHENLFPLTQICMKYYKENPLNEKHVFQLPIRPALVKKFYQNDNPEVWKMEISSGHGQKEVKTTWQVSTNAPVEHRTSNNSGFLSDSTVNGSSEERLYFITMTQCSQVQFT, from the exons ATGTACATTTTGCAGAAAGCT ACACACAATGAAGAAAGCAACTCCATGGAGGAATCAAGAACAGATGATGCTGTTTATGCCTCTGAGGTTTTGCCAAAGGAGAGTCCTGGGCCCCTGGCTCTTTCTGTTGGAAGAGCAAA GCAGTTGATTTCCTTGTACACAACGTTGCAAAACCCAAACATGACCTACCTGGGGATGAGTGACCTGGTTGTGCTTCCTCCCCTCTGGGCCAGGTGTGATGGTTCTGATCCTCAGCACACCTGCTGGATTGGAGCTGAGCCTCTCAAGGCTGGAAACAAAGTCACAGGGCTCAATATTTACCTGGTTTCATGTGATG gTCCTACAGCTGATAAAACCCGTTTTCCAAACCTGGAAGAACTCAAAATGGAACATAAAATAAGGCATCATTCATCTGTT GTGACAACAAAAGGGTTTGCTCAGTATGAGCTGATTGCAGCTGCTGCAATAGAGGACACCATTGCAGAATCTGGAAGCAGCATCTATGTGGATATCACATGGAATGGTGTGGAAAAGATTCTGGAGACTCCCCCACTGATCTCTGCTGCCACCCTG AATATTGCCCTGGAGTCAGGAGACCCCAGAAGTCCTGTGTTCCAGCTGTACCGAGAGCTGCAGTTCCTCTTG gTTTTGGCTGAAGGTCTGAAGACAGGTGTGACTGAGTGGCCTGAGCCATCAGAGTCTGAATCAGCTCTTAAACTGGTCCAGGAATTTCTGACTG ATTTAAAGAAGAAGCTGGATGGAGattatatatttgaaaacaagAATGAAACAGAG AAAATCAAATGTGACACAGCTGCTGTGGACAGTTGCATAAAATCAATCTTTGGTGAGCGAGGAGACCTGGATTTTACTGAGCAATTATGGTGCAAAATGAAAA ttgtCAGTTCCTATCAGGAGTTAATAGACTGTTTCACACTGGTCATAAAATCCCTGGAACGTGGTGAGATACAGCCATGG attcATCAGGGGAGTAGCAGTTCCTTAAGTCAATTGATCCAGCAGTCCTACCATGGAAAGATGGAGGATGTTTCCCTCAGCGACATCGCTCCCATTCAGATGCTCCTGGAGGTTGGCTTGGAGAAGATGAAGAAGGATTATGTCAGTTTTTTCATAG GCCAGGAACTTGCAACAGTAACCTACTTG GATTACTTCATTTCCACATCAGTGGATGTCCAGGAACAAGTCCACCGTGTTCAAAAGCTTCACCATATGCTGGAAATAATGGTCAGCTGTACAGGCTTACTGCAGTTCAGACATGAGAACCTCTTCCCTTTGACACa GATTTGCATGAAGTATTACAAGGAAAACCCTCTGAATGAGAAGCATGTGTTTCAGCTGCCCATCAGACCGGCTCTTGTCAAGAAATTCTATCAAAA TGATAACCCTGAAGTCTGGAAGATGGAGATAAGCAGTGGGCATGGACAGAAGGAGGTTAAAACAACGTGGCAAGTCAGTACCAATGCTCCTGTTGAACATCGGACATCAAACAATTCAG GTTTCTTGTCTGACTCCACAGTAAATGGAAGCAGTGAAGAAAGGCTGTATTTTATTACCATGACTCAGTGCAGTCAGGTGCAGTTCACTTAA
- the RPL4 gene encoding 60S ribosomal protein L4, translating to MACARPLISVYSEKGEASGKNVTLPAVFKAPIRPDVVNFVHTNLRKNNRQPYAVSELAGHQTSAESWGTGRAVARIPRVRGGGTHRSGQGAFGNMCRGGRMFAPTKTWRRWHRRVNIMQKRYAICSALAASALPALVMSKGHRIEEIPELPLVVEDKVEGYKKTKEAVLLLKKLKAWNDIKKVYASQRMRAGKGKMRNRRRIQRRGPCIIYNEDNGIIRAFRNIPGITLLNVNKLNLLRLAPGGHVGRFCIWTESAFRKLDDLYGTWRKAATLKSDYNLPMHKMTNTDIGRIMRSQEIQKALRAPKKKIQRRVLKKNPLKNLRVMIKLNPYAKTMRRNTILRHAQNHKLKEEKKAKAQAKLAAKTPAAPKAEPPAKKAKTAKATKPAGKAKAEA from the exons ATG GCTTGCGCTCGGCCGCTGATCTCCGTGTACTCCGAGAAGGGGGAGGCGTCGGGCAAGAACGTGACGCTGCCCGCCGTGTTCAAGGCGCCCATCCGGCCCGACGTGGTGAACTTCGTGCACACCAACCTGCGCAAGAACAACCGGCAGCCCTACGCCGTCAGCGAGCTCGCAG GTCACCAGACCAGTGCCGAATCATGGGGTACTGGGAGAGCCGTTGCTCGAATCCCGCGCGTCCGGGGCGGTGGCACTCACCGCTCTGGCCAGGGTGCCTTTGGCAAT ATGTGTCGCGGCGGCCGCATGTTCGCCCCGACCAAGACCTGGCGGCGCTGGCACCGCAGAGTGAACATCATGCAGAAGCGTTATGCCATCTGttctgctctggctgcctctgccctgccagctctggtCATGTCTAAAG GCCACCGCATCGAGGAGATTCCAGAACTTCCTCTGGTTGTTGAGGACAAGGTTGAGGGCTACAAGAAAACCAAGGAAGCTGTTCTCCTCCTGAAGAAGCTTAAAGCTTGGAATGACATCAAAAAG gttTACGCCTCCCAGCGCATGCGGGCCGGGAAGGGCAAGATGAGGAATCGCCGCCGCATCCAGCGCAGGGGACCCTGCATCATCTACAACGAGGACAACGGCATCATCAGAGCTTTCCGGAATATCCCAG GAATCACTCTGCTGAACGTGAACAAGCTGAACCTGCTGCGCCTCGCTCCCGGGGGGCACGTGGGGCGTTTCTGCATCTGGACAGAGAGCGCCTTCCGCAAGCTGGACGATCTGTACGGCACCTGGCGCAAGGCTGCCACGCTCAAGAGCGACTACAA CCTGCCAATGCACAAGATGACCAATACGGATATTGGAAGAATCATGAGAAGCCAGGAAATCCAGAAGGCCCTGCGTGCTCCAAA GAAGAAGATTCAGCGCAGGGTCCTGAAGAAGAACCCGCTGAAGAACCTGAGAGTCATGATCAAGTTGAACCCGTACGCCAAAACCATGCGGCGCAACACCATCCTGCGGCACGCGCAGAAC CACAAGCtcaaggaagagaagaaagccaAGGCCCAGGCCAAGCTGGCAGCCAAGACCCCAGCTGCACCCAAGGCAGAGCCTCCTGCCAAGAAGGCCAAGACGGCCAAGGCCACCAAGCCCGCGGGGAAGGCCAAGGCCGAGGCGTAA
- the ZWILCH gene encoding protein zwilch homolog isoform X1 — MAAERRRRAGGGLSGLLLRIREEGKDRVPEHPYFYETDVEISLISGNCKSPVDKFWNGSSAMYILQKATHNEESNSMEESRTDDAVYASEVLPKESPGPLALSVGRAKQLISLYTTLQNPNMTYLGMSDLVVLPPLWARCDGSDPQHTCWIGAEPLKAGNKVTGLNIYLVSCDGPTADKTRFPNLEELKMEHKIRHHSSVVTTKGFAQYELIAAAAIEDTIAESGSSIYVDITWNGVEKILETPPLISAATLNIALESGDPRSPVFQLYRELQFLLVLAEGLKTGVTEWPEPSESESALKLVQEFLTDLKKKLDGDYIFENKNETEKIKCDTAAVDSCIKSIFGERGDLDFTEQLWCKMKIVSSYQELIDCFTLVIKSLERGEIQPWIHQGSSSSLSQLIQQSYHGKMEDVSLSDIAPIQMLLEVGLEKMKKDYVSFFIGQELATVTYLDYFISTSVDVQEQVHRVQKLHHMLEIMVSCTGLLQFRHENLFPLTQICMKYYKENPLNEKHVFQLPIRPALVKKFYQNDNPEVWKMEISSGHGQKEVKTTWQVSTNAPVEHRTSNNSGFLSDSTVNGSSEERLYFITMTQCSQVQFT, encoded by the exons AtggcggcggagcggcggcgccgggcgggcggcggcctGAGCGGGCTCCTGCTCCG gataCGTGAAGAAGGAAAGGACAGAGTCCCCGAACATCCCTATTTCTATGAG actgaTGTAGAGATCTCACTGATTAGtggcaattgcaaaagtcctGTTGATAAATTTTGGAATGGAAGCAGTGCAATGTACATTTTGCAGAAAGCT ACACACAATGAAGAAAGCAACTCCATGGAGGAATCAAGAACAGATGATGCTGTTTATGCCTCTGAGGTTTTGCCAAAGGAGAGTCCTGGGCCCCTGGCTCTTTCTGTTGGAAGAGCAAA GCAGTTGATTTCCTTGTACACAACGTTGCAAAACCCAAACATGACCTACCTGGGGATGAGTGACCTGGTTGTGCTTCCTCCCCTCTGGGCCAGGTGTGATGGTTCTGATCCTCAGCACACCTGCTGGATTGGAGCTGAGCCTCTCAAGGCTGGAAACAAAGTCACAGGGCTCAATATTTACCTGGTTTCATGTGATG gTCCTACAGCTGATAAAACCCGTTTTCCAAACCTGGAAGAACTCAAAATGGAACATAAAATAAGGCATCATTCATCTGTT GTGACAACAAAAGGGTTTGCTCAGTATGAGCTGATTGCAGCTGCTGCAATAGAGGACACCATTGCAGAATCTGGAAGCAGCATCTATGTGGATATCACATGGAATGGTGTGGAAAAGATTCTGGAGACTCCCCCACTGATCTCTGCTGCCACCCTG AATATTGCCCTGGAGTCAGGAGACCCCAGAAGTCCTGTGTTCCAGCTGTACCGAGAGCTGCAGTTCCTCTTG gTTTTGGCTGAAGGTCTGAAGACAGGTGTGACTGAGTGGCCTGAGCCATCAGAGTCTGAATCAGCTCTTAAACTGGTCCAGGAATTTCTGACTG ATTTAAAGAAGAAGCTGGATGGAGattatatatttgaaaacaagAATGAAACAGAG AAAATCAAATGTGACACAGCTGCTGTGGACAGTTGCATAAAATCAATCTTTGGTGAGCGAGGAGACCTGGATTTTACTGAGCAATTATGGTGCAAAATGAAAA ttgtCAGTTCCTATCAGGAGTTAATAGACTGTTTCACACTGGTCATAAAATCCCTGGAACGTGGTGAGATACAGCCATGG attcATCAGGGGAGTAGCAGTTCCTTAAGTCAATTGATCCAGCAGTCCTACCATGGAAAGATGGAGGATGTTTCCCTCAGCGACATCGCTCCCATTCAGATGCTCCTGGAGGTTGGCTTGGAGAAGATGAAGAAGGATTATGTCAGTTTTTTCATAG GCCAGGAACTTGCAACAGTAACCTACTTG GATTACTTCATTTCCACATCAGTGGATGTCCAGGAACAAGTCCACCGTGTTCAAAAGCTTCACCATATGCTGGAAATAATGGTCAGCTGTACAGGCTTACTGCAGTTCAGACATGAGAACCTCTTCCCTTTGACACa GATTTGCATGAAGTATTACAAGGAAAACCCTCTGAATGAGAAGCATGTGTTTCAGCTGCCCATCAGACCGGCTCTTGTCAAGAAATTCTATCAAAA TGATAACCCTGAAGTCTGGAAGATGGAGATAAGCAGTGGGCATGGACAGAAGGAGGTTAAAACAACGTGGCAAGTCAGTACCAATGCTCCTGTTGAACATCGGACATCAAACAATTCAG GTTTCTTGTCTGACTCCACAGTAAATGGAAGCAGTGAAGAAAGGCTGTATTTTATTACCATGACTCAGTGCAGTCAGGTGCAGTTCACTTAA